The Rhodococcus opacus B4 genome includes the window CTGGCCCATCATCTTCATCGCTGCTTCCAGGGATGGAAGGTTCGCCATAGCGACCGACATGGGGCCGCGGAACTTGACCTTGCGGGTGACCATCGCCTTGGCTGCCGGGAGTTCGCCCAGGCCGAGGCGCTGCCAGGTGTCCGTATTGGCTGTCAGCACGAACTCGGGCTTGACGCCGTCAGCCGGGGCGCCCGCCCGGACGACCTCGCCGAGGACCACCTGGATCTGACCTGCGCGGCTCTCGTCCTCGGCGAGTCGGTACTCGATGACCATGCTCAGTTTCTTGAGTCCCTGGCGTGTCGCCTCGGTGTTGTTCCACAGCTCGCCGTATGTCTGCATCCACTCGGGGGAAAGGACGGGTGTTGTCATGTTGCGCTCTCCTTGTTGGTGGCCCACGACACACAATCCGGTCGTCGGTGACCTACGACACAAAAATACGTTGACCGATGTGAGCAAAGATACTAACATGGTAGAACGTCAGTCAAGTAGCTGGCTTTGCGCGGGATCGAATTCGCTTCGTAGGACCACACTTTCAGGGTTCGATGGCCCGCACTTTCAGGGTTCGTAGGCCCGCACTTCCAGAAGGAGAAAGAGAATGTCTGACTCGAGAAAGCCGAAAGCATGCTGAGCAACGAACTCCGGCAGACCCTCCAGAAGGGTTTGCACGACGTGAAGTCCGACTGGACCGTCCCCGCCTCGATCATCAACGATCCCGAGGTGCACGACGTCGAGCGCGAGCGGGTCTTCGGTCACGCGTGGGTCTTTCTCGCGCATGAGAGTGAGATCCCCGAGCGCGGTGATTACGTCGTGCGGTACATCTCCGAGGATCAGTTCATCGTCTGCCGCGACGAGGACGGCGAAATCCGCGGGCACCTCAACGCTTGCCGCCACCGCGGTATGCAGGTGTGCCGCGCGGAGATGGGGAACGCCTCACACTTCCGGTGCCCGTACCACGGCTGGACCTACAGCAACACGGGAAGTTTGGTCGGCGTGCCGGCCGGCAAGGACGCGTACGGCAATCAGCTGAAGAAGTCCGACTGGAACCTGCGGCCGATGCCGAACCTGGCCACCTACAAGGGCCTGATCTTCGGCTCGCTGGACCCGAACGCCGATTCGCTGGAGGACTACCTCGGCGATATGAAGTTCTACCTCGATATTGTTCTGGACCGCAGTGACGCCGGGTTGCAGGTCGTCGGCGCCCCGCAGCGGTGGGTGGTCGACGCGAACTGGAAGCTCGGCGCAGACAACTTCGTCGGCGACGCCTACCACACCATGATGACCCACCGCTCGATGGTCGAGCTGGGGCTCGCCCCGCCCGACCCGCAGTTCGCGCTCTACGGAGAGCACGTCCACACCGAGCACGGTCACGGCCTGGGCATCATCGGTCCGCCGCCGGGTATGCCGCTGCCGGAGTTCATGGGCATGCCGGAGAACATCGTCGAGGAGTTGGGGCGTCGGCTCACGCCGGAGCAGGTCGAGATCTTCCGGCCCAATGCCTTCATCCATGGCACCGTGTTCCCGAATCTGTCGATCGGCAACTTCCTGATGGCCAAGGACCACCTCTCCCCACCGACGCCGTTCCTGACGCTGCGCCTCTGGCACCCGCTCGGACCGGACAAGATGGAGGTGATGTCGTTCTTCCTCGTCGAAAAGGAGGCGCCCGACTGGTTCAAGGACGAGAGCTACAAGGCCTACCTGCGCACCTTCGGGATCTCCGGCGCCTTCGAACAGGACGACGCCGAGAACTGGCGCAGTATCACCCGTGTTCTGGGTGGTCAGTTCGCCAAGACAGGGGAGCTCAACTACCAGATGGGGCGCGGCGTTCTCGAGCCCGACCCGAACTGGCCCGGACCCGGGGAGGCCTACCCGCTGGACTACGCCGAGGCCAACCAGCGCAACTTCCTCGAATACTGGATGCAGCTCATGCTCGCGGACACACCGCTGCACGCCGGCAACAGCAACGGCAACGGCAAGGTGGAGACGTCGGCGCCGGCCGCCCCCAAGACCCCAGCGAAAGCGGAGGCGTAGGCCATGAGTACGCAGACACAGATCTCGGCCACCACCGTCCGTGAGATCACCGACTGGCTCTACATGGAGGCCGGGCTGCTCGACGCCGGTAGGTACCGGGAATGGCTGGACCTCGTCGCCGAGGACCTGAGCTACATTGTGCCCCTGAGGGTCACCCGGGAGCGTGAGGCCGTGACCGACGTCGTCGAGGGAATGACCCACATGGACGACGACGCGGACTCGATGGAGATGCGCGTGCTGCGCCTCGAGACCGAGTACGCGTGGGCAGAGGACCCGCCGTCGCGCTCACGGCACTTCGTCACCAACGTTCAAGTCGCGCCAGGCGATAGCGAGGACGAGTTCGAGGTTACCTCGAACCTGCTGCTCTACCGCACCCGCGGTGACGTTGCTACCTACGACGTCCTCTCGGGCGAACGTAAGGACGTGCTCCGGCGCGCGGGCGACGGCTTCCGTCTCGCCAAACGTGTTGTGCTGCTTGATCAGACCACGATAATGACACACAACCTCGCCCTGATCATGTGACGGAGGAGCCTACATGAGCATCATCCACAACGACCGCGGAGAACCGATAATCCAGATCGCCAACGAGTTCACGGTGATCCAGGTCGGCTACACCCGCACCGGCAGTGGTGAGCGCCTCGTCATCACCTCGCCGCGCCTCGGATTCCAGACCCATCTGGATCCGCTGCAACTCGAGAGCCTCACCTGGCAGACGCCGGACATGTACTCGGCGCTGCTCGACACGCCCTACGGACCGGGCTCGGAACTCAAAGCGAGCCCCCTGTCGGCTCTATTCAGAAAGGACTGATTCCCTTGGGATTCCTGGACGGCAAGGTGGCGCTCGTCACCGGCGGCGGATCGGGTATCGGCCGCGCTGTGGTCGAGCTCTACGTGCAACAGGGCGCAAAAGTGGGGATCCTCGAGATCTCCCCGGAGAAGGTGAAGGACCTGCGCAACGCACTGCCCGCCGACTCCGTCGTGGTGACGGAAGGCGACGCCACGTCGATGGCCGACAACGAACGCGCCGTCGCCGACGTCGTGGACGCGTTCGGGCCGCTCACCACGCTCGTCTGCGTGGTCGGCGTATTCGACTACTTCACCGAGATTCCGCAACTGCCCAAGGACAAGATCAGCGAGGCGTTCGATCAACTCTTCGGCGTCAACGTCAAGAGCAACCTGCTCAGCGTGAAGGCGGCGCTCGACGAGCTGATCGAGAACGAGGGCGACATCATCCTCACCCTCTCCAACGCTGCGTTCTACCCCGGTGGCGGCGGCCCGCTGTATGTGTCGTCGAAGTTCGCCGTACGCGGCCTCGTGACCGAGCTCGCGTACGAGCTGGCGCCGAAGGTGCGCGTCAACGGCGTGGCACCAGGCGGCACCATCACCGAGCTGCGCGGCATCCCCGCTCTGGCCAACGAGGGCCAACGTCTCAAGGACGTGCCGGACATCGAGGGTTTGATCGAGGGCATCAATCCGCTGGGCATCGTCGCCCAGCCTGAGGATCACTCATGGGCATACGCGCTTCTCGCCTCGCGGGAGCGGACCTCGGCGGTGACCGGCACCATCATCAACAGCGACGGCGGTCTCGGGGTCCGCGGTATGACGCGGATGGCGGGTCTCGCGCAGTGAGGGTCGGCGCGTGGGCGGGCCACTCCTCCCACGCGCCGTGACGGGTTCGGGCGTCCACCAGCACGGCGACGGTCCCCGCCGTCGGGCTGGTGTCCGCTGCGATCATTCCTGCCCAGCCCGACCGTTCCTGACCTTCAGCGGCCACCGTGGAGGGGGCGCTTCCCGAACCGTTAGGACGTCAACGACGACATTGGAAACGACACCTTCACATCGGAGATGGCATGGCACAGAAATTCGGAGTCAATGACCTGCGCGGCGTCGTCGCGGTCACGCCGACCCCGGCGCTCCCCGGCGCGGGGGAGCTCGCCGGGCGCGACACGGTCGACCTCGAGGAGACGGACCGGATGATCCGGCGGCTGATCGCCGACGGCGTCGACGGCATCATCACCAACGGCACGCTCGGCGAGATGGCAACCCTGACCCTCACCGAGTGGCAGGCATTCACACGGCGCGTGTCCGAAGTCGTGTCCGAGGTCGCCCCCGACCTGCCGCTGTTCATCGGGGCGACCACACTGAACACCCGTGACACCGTCGACCGGATCCGCTTCCTGGAAGATCTCGGGATCCAGGGGGTGTTCCTCGGTCGTCCGATGTGGGGCGGACTCGGCGCCGACACGATGGCCGCCTTCTACCGCGATATCGCCGACACGTTCCCCGACATGGCGATCGTGCTCTACGACAACCCTGAAGCATTCAAAGGCCCGATCCCATCACCGGTCTACGCCGAGCTCGCCACGCTGCCCCAGGTCATCGGCGCGAAATACATTGCGCTCACCCCGAAGTTCGCGGTGGACATCGCCGCGGTCGACGGCAAGATGCGGCTGCTGCCGCTCGAAAGCGACTGGCTGGCGACCCGCACCCTCTACCCGGACGAGGCGCTTGGCTGTTGGAGCAGCAGCGCGCTGTGCGGCCCGGAGCCCGTGCTCGCCCTCCGGGACGCACTCGCATCCGGAAACCTCGATGCGGCGCGACATCTGACCCATCGCATCGACTGGACCTACGAGCCGTTCCTCGCCCGTACCAACTTCCCCGAGTTCTCCAAGTACAACGTCACCCTGGAGAAGCTCCGCTTCGACGAGGCTGGCTACATCAACGCCGGGCCCGCCCGTCCCCCATTTCTGACAGCACCCGAGGCCTATGCCGAGGGCGCGCGCGAAAACGGACGTCGGTGGCGCCATCTCGTCGACGAAATCACCACCACGAACTAGCGGCCCGTGCTAGAAGTTCTTTAATGGTACGCCTGGTCCAGTTTCCCCCAGCAGATACCGCGTTCGCGACGTAACCGATGCCTCGACTCGGGACCTCGCCGAAAGCCTGGAAGGTTCGATAGATGCCCGTACTCATCCTTCATGCTGCGATCGCATGCGCCAGACTGCTGACGCCCCGGCGTCCCACGGAGACGATCCAACGCATGCTCACGAATATCGCGGTCGCGCTGGCCACTACGAGATGGGTGGCCATGGCTGCGAGCGAACAGCAGGAGGGCCCTGTGTCCATCTCGATTGAGAGATAGACCTTCCGAGTTCGAACAGCACGACCCAGTACGCCGACCACTGCCTGGATCGCGACAATTGGTCGGCGATGCTCAAGCTGGACGGAGAGGCGCGAGGCCGTGATGCCTTCGCTGGTATGAACGGTCTCAGGGTGATTGAACGGTGGGTCCAGGGAGGCGCCGTGTCCCCTTCGGCGGCACGGCAGGTCCGCACAATCCGCGCAGCACGACCAGCGTAATTGCCGCGCTGGCCATCAAGGACAAGG containing:
- the hcaB gene encoding 3-(cis-5,6-dihydroxycyclohexa-1,3-dien-1-yl)propanoate dehydrogenase, whose amino-acid sequence is MGFLDGKVALVTGGGSGIGRAVVELYVQQGAKVGILEISPEKVKDLRNALPADSVVVTEGDATSMADNERAVADVVDAFGPLTTLVCVVGVFDYFTEIPQLPKDKISEAFDQLFGVNVKSNLLSVKAALDELIENEGDIILTLSNAAFYPGGGGPLYVSSKFAVRGLVTELAYELAPKVRVNGVAPGGTITELRGIPALANEGQRLKDVPDIEGLIEGINPLGIVAQPEDHSWAYALLASRERTSAVTGTIINSDGGLGVRGMTRMAGLAQ
- a CDS encoding Rieske 2Fe-2S domain-containing protein, whose amino-acid sequence is MLSNELRQTLQKGLHDVKSDWTVPASIINDPEVHDVERERVFGHAWVFLAHESEIPERGDYVVRYISEDQFIVCRDEDGEIRGHLNACRHRGMQVCRAEMGNASHFRCPYHGWTYSNTGSLVGVPAGKDAYGNQLKKSDWNLRPMPNLATYKGLIFGSLDPNADSLEDYLGDMKFYLDIVLDRSDAGLQVVGAPQRWVVDANWKLGADNFVGDAYHTMMTHRSMVELGLAPPDPQFALYGEHVHTEHGHGLGIIGPPPGMPLPEFMGMPENIVEELGRRLTPEQVEIFRPNAFIHGTVFPNLSIGNFLMAKDHLSPPTPFLTLRLWHPLGPDKMEVMSFFLVEKEAPDWFKDESYKAYLRTFGISGAFEQDDAENWRSITRVLGGQFAKTGELNYQMGRGVLEPDPNWPGPGEAYPLDYAEANQRNFLEYWMQLMLADTPLHAGNSNGNGKVETSAPAAPKTPAKAEA
- a CDS encoding aromatic-ring-hydroxylating dioxygenase subunit beta, translating into MSTQTQISATTVREITDWLYMEAGLLDAGRYREWLDLVAEDLSYIVPLRVTREREAVTDVVEGMTHMDDDADSMEMRVLRLETEYAWAEDPPSRSRHFVTNVQVAPGDSEDEFEVTSNLLLYRTRGDVATYDVLSGERKDVLRRAGDGFRLAKRVVLLDQTTIMTHNLALIM
- a CDS encoding dihydrodipicolinate synthase family protein, yielding MAQKFGVNDLRGVVAVTPTPALPGAGELAGRDTVDLEETDRMIRRLIADGVDGIITNGTLGEMATLTLTEWQAFTRRVSEVVSEVAPDLPLFIGATTLNTRDTVDRIRFLEDLGIQGVFLGRPMWGGLGADTMAAFYRDIADTFPDMAIVLYDNPEAFKGPIPSPVYAELATLPQVIGAKYIALTPKFAVDIAAVDGKMRLLPLESDWLATRTLYPDEALGCWSSSALCGPEPVLALRDALASGNLDAARHLTHRIDWTYEPFLARTNFPEFSKYNVTLEKLRFDEAGYINAGPARPPFLTAPEAYAEGARENGRRWRHLVDEITTTN
- a CDS encoding SCP2 sterol-binding domain-containing protein; protein product: MTTPVLSPEWMQTYGELWNNTEATRQGLKKLSMVIEYRLAEDESRAGQIQVVLGEVVRAGAPADGVKPEFVLTANTDTWQRLGLGELPAAKAMVTRKVKFRGPMSVAMANLPSLEAAMKMMGQIDGTDWSV